The region TAGATGAGAACGCTCGTTCACATCAACCTCTAAAACACGAAAACATACTGCTATCTTTTAATGGTGAAATATATAACTTCAAAGAGTTAAAAAAAGAACTTGCATCTGAGTATGAGTTTAAAACGCAGAGTGATAGCGAGGTTATAATTGCATCATATTTAAAATGGGGTGTAGATTTTGCGCAGCATCTACGTGGTATGTTTGCCATAGCTTTGATGGATAGCGAAACTCTATATCTCTTTAGAGACAGACTAGGAAAAAAACCTCTTTTTTTTATGCATGATGAGAGTTTTATCTTTGCATCTGAGATAAAAGCACTCACTCCATTTTTGAAAAAAACTCAGATGAATGAAGATGCCCTGATATCTTACCTCTCATTTTTAGCACCAACTTCTCCTCACACTTTTTTCAAAGGCATCTATAAACTTGCAGCTGGAGAGTATCTTATTTTTAAAGATAAAAAGTATGATGTCAAAAGATACTTTGACCTGCTAGATGCTAAAGCAAATATCATAACAGACAAGGATGAAGCCCTGCATACTTTAGAGTCACTATTAAAAGAGTCCATAGCTATGCGTCTAGATGCTAATCAACCAATGGCATCTTTACTTTCTGGTGGGATTGATAGTGCTACTTTAAACTTTTATGCTGCTCAAAATGGACTAAATCTTCAAACATATACTTTGGGTTATAAAAACTTTAAAAAGTATGATGAAAGAGCAAATGCAAAAGAGAGTGCTGAGTTTTTAGGTTTAAGCAACATTGATGTTGAGATATCTCAAAATGACTTTATAGATGCGAGTGAAAAGGTCTTAGATGCACTTGATGAGCCACTAAACGACCCTGCATCTGTGCCTCTTTATCTTCTGTTTGATAAAATTAAAAAAGATGGATACAAAGTAGTTTTTAGCGGAGAGGGAAGTGATGAACTTTTTTTAGGATATAGACAATATTTTGAGTTTTTAGATATTGAGCAACTATCAAAACTAAGCAACAAAAACTGGCTTAAAAAATATTTTCGCTCAAACTTTTCTCAAAATAGAGAGTGGGAGTACTACAAAAGAATTTTTGACAACACCCTACTCTTTCGCACTTCAGGAGAGAGTTTTACAGACTTGCAAAAAAATGCTCTTATGAAGAGAAATGTAAAAGATAATCAAGCGCTAAAATACTTAAAAAATTATAGAGATAGATTTGAAGCATCTACTCATCGTGATGAGAGCATCTGGTATAGTTAT is a window of uncultured Sulfurimonas sp. DNA encoding:
- the asnB gene encoding asparagine synthase (glutamine-hydrolyzing) translates to MCAIFGILGSYDIKKAKNALALLSHRGPDYCGIVEKNNLFFAHQRLSILDENARSHQPLKHENILLSFNGEIYNFKELKKELASEYEFKTQSDSEVIIASYLKWGVDFAQHLRGMFAIALMDSETLYLFRDRLGKKPLFFMHDESFIFASEIKALTPFLKKTQMNEDALISYLSFLAPTSPHTFFKGIYKLAAGEYLIFKDKKYDVKRYFDLLDAKANIITDKDEALHTLESLLKESIAMRLDANQPMASLLSGGIDSATLNFYAAQNGLNLQTYTLGYKNFKKYDERANAKESAEFLGLSNIDVEISQNDFIDASEKVLDALDEPLNDPASVPLYLLFDKIKKDGYKVVFSGEGSDELFLGYRQYFEFLDIEQLSKLSNKNWLKKYFRSNFSQNREWEYYKRIFDNTLLFRTSGESFTDLQKNALMKRNVKDNQALKYLKNYRDRFEASTHRDESIWYSYIDLNHFQAEHFLTKLDRISMAHSIESRTPFLDHKLASAVFSISPKLRYEDGVTKSLLKQIMKPHLNEKILKRKKKGFSNPYMEYLVDAQKLQLIKEVNKQTQMFKNKELDELISSASTGGFKQHIWGLYVLSVWIKKWIL